A genomic stretch from Mycobacterium paraterrae includes:
- a CDS encoding PHB depolymerase family esterase encodes MSLATLGLTATRELGLLIPRTVAGLNASTGWNPATPRGVRQFGEVMLDELVLAGFSLLGGTPAGIRSADECREAAEELSAMGIDGAHADPAPLQPKTIERKRIAGLSFERLTFEHDPALPRALAAEGLGRPVNAVVHLCRHTEGPRPWLIWVHGAGQGGVEDLLLTRIGRIHRQLGFNVAMPVQPGHGCRRQEWPAYPDMDPLGNVAGMMRSVSEIRAVTKWVSAQASAVVVCGISMGTPVAALVSHLERDVDAVGLYTPILGLNAMIAQHLGRWGSSRTEFRELLESPVVGKLTSVIDPLAVDPAPPPERRLIVGAWHDRMAMRAPTDALHKRWGGQLYWYDGSHVGHVFSRKVFGVTERFLCGVVA; translated from the coding sequence ATGTCATTGGCGACGCTCGGCTTGACCGCGACGCGCGAACTGGGCCTGCTGATCCCGCGCACGGTGGCTGGGCTGAACGCGTCGACCGGATGGAATCCGGCTACGCCACGCGGTGTGCGTCAATTCGGTGAGGTCATGTTGGACGAGCTTGTGCTGGCCGGCTTTTCGTTGCTCGGCGGGACGCCGGCAGGCATCCGGTCGGCAGACGAGTGTCGGGAGGCGGCCGAGGAATTGTCGGCCATGGGCATCGACGGGGCGCACGCCGATCCGGCTCCGCTTCAGCCGAAGACGATCGAACGCAAGCGGATTGCCGGATTGTCATTCGAGCGGCTGACTTTCGAACACGACCCGGCGTTGCCGCGGGCGTTGGCCGCCGAGGGGCTGGGCCGCCCGGTCAACGCCGTCGTACACCTGTGCCGGCACACCGAGGGGCCGCGACCGTGGCTGATCTGGGTGCATGGCGCGGGTCAGGGTGGCGTCGAGGATCTGCTGTTGACCCGGATCGGGCGCATCCATCGCCAGCTGGGGTTCAACGTCGCGATGCCGGTGCAGCCCGGCCATGGTTGCCGGCGGCAGGAGTGGCCGGCCTACCCGGACATGGATCCGCTCGGCAATGTGGCCGGCATGATGCGCTCGGTGTCGGAGATCAGGGCGGTCACGAAGTGGGTGTCTGCACAGGCCAGTGCGGTTGTGGTGTGCGGGATTTCGATGGGAACCCCGGTCGCGGCCCTGGTATCGCATCTCGAACGCGACGTCGATGCGGTGGGTCTGTACACGCCGATCCTCGGTCTCAACGCCATGATCGCGCAGCACCTCGGTCGCTGGGGCTCGTCGCGGACCGAATTTCGGGAACTGCTGGAGTCGCCGGTGGTGGGGAAGCTGACCTCGGTGATCGACCCGCTTGCGGTCGACCCCGCGCCACCGCCGGAACGACGGCTGATCGTCGGCGCGTGGCATGACCGTATGGCGATGCGCGCACCCACCGACGCGCTACACAAGCGCTGGGGTGGCCAGCTCTACTGGTACGACGGCAGCCATGTCGGTCATGTTTTCTC
- a CDS encoding nuclear transport factor 2 family protein, with protein sequence MADELEAIRQLKARYCRFLDAKDEAGWRSVFSDDVVVLLDMAVSTGGADPMTGPPVEGADTFVPMVLGSLEGAATMHHCHTPEITLTSHETATGIWAMEDWIVFANGNELHGAGHYHETYEKRDGAWRIKTLHLTRTIQQITGDATV encoded by the coding sequence GTGGCGGACGAGCTCGAAGCAATCCGACAGTTGAAAGCCCGCTACTGCCGCTTTCTCGACGCGAAGGACGAAGCCGGATGGCGCAGTGTTTTCAGCGACGACGTGGTCGTTCTGTTGGACATGGCGGTGTCCACCGGTGGGGCCGATCCGATGACCGGGCCACCCGTCGAGGGCGCCGACACATTCGTCCCGATGGTGCTCGGCAGCCTCGAGGGCGCCGCGACGATGCACCACTGCCACACGCCGGAGATCACCCTGACCTCGCACGAGACGGCCACCGGCATCTGGGCCATGGAAGATTGGATCGTCTTCGCCAACGGCAACGAGCTGCACGGCGCGGGCCATTATCACGAGACTTACGAGAAGCGCGACGGCGCTTGGCGGATCAAGACGCTGCACCTGACCCGGACCATTCAGCAGATCACCGGTGACGCCACGGTATAG
- a CDS encoding PaaI family thioesterase has protein sequence MTDTAPTARGGFPEVRPVEDAPEELGRFVTALRRLHDLTVSTDPGGALWAEAASHLESACALLDGHQVPETKAVAGRVLTIPGLAHPLMPPWTVDEAGADGVTMAGHFTEAHVGGNRAVHGGIIPLLYDWLLGMTVTAAGIFLTRTAYLHVDYRKITPIDEPLVARGEIRDIDGRKVFIEATMTSADGAVLSEASGLMVRLLPHQP, from the coding sequence GTGACCGACACCGCGCCCACCGCCCGCGGTGGATTCCCAGAAGTCAGGCCGGTCGAGGACGCGCCCGAGGAGCTCGGCCGATTCGTGACAGCGCTGCGCCGACTGCATGACCTGACGGTCTCCACCGATCCCGGGGGCGCTCTGTGGGCCGAAGCGGCGTCCCATCTCGAGAGTGCCTGCGCACTCCTGGATGGGCATCAGGTCCCCGAGACCAAAGCCGTCGCCGGCCGTGTGCTGACGATTCCCGGGCTGGCTCATCCGCTGATGCCGCCGTGGACGGTGGACGAGGCCGGCGCCGACGGCGTGACCATGGCCGGCCACTTCACCGAGGCGCATGTCGGTGGCAATCGTGCGGTACACGGCGGCATCATCCCGCTGCTTTACGACTGGCTACTCGGCATGACGGTGACCGCTGCGGGAATCTTCCTCACCAGGACGGCATACCTCCACGTCGACTATCGCAAGATCACCCCGATCGACGAGCCACTAGTGGCTCGGGGCGAGATCCGCGACATCGACGGCCGCAAGGTTTTCATAGAGGCTACTATGACCTCGGCCGACGGCGCGGTACTCAGCGAAGCCAGCGGCCTGATGGTCCGCTTGCTTCCGCACCAGCCGTGA
- a CDS encoding acyl-CoA synthetase, with translation MPDTAVEFTVPAVTAAVAATIPDRELIVQGDHRFTYAEVVDRSRRLAAYLHSRGLGFHTERSALDGHQVGQDLVGLYAYNGNEFVESLLGAFAARVAPFNVNFRYVKSELQYLLADSGATALIYHSAFAPRVAEVLPDLPQLRVLIQIADDSGNDLLDGAVDYEIAINSQCPAPAVEHSPDDLYVLYTGGTTGMPKGVLWRQHDIFMTSFGGRNLMTGEPTHSLEEIVARLDASTPTKLMILPPLIHGAAQWSVMTAITTGQTVVFPSVVDHLDADDVVRTIEREKVMTVTVVGDAMARPLVAAIEKARQDGAADVSSLAVVANGGALLTPYVKQRLIEVLPNALVVDGVGSSETGAQMHHMSTSGTVSTGVFNAGPDTFVAADDLGSLLQPGHDGMGWLAQKGYVPLGYKGDAAKTAATFPVIDGVRYAVPGDRARVLADGRVELLGRDSVTINSGGEKIFVEEVETAIASHPAVTDVVVTGRPSERWGQEVVAVVALADGAHAEASELIDHAAQTLARYKLPKAIVFRTTIERSPAGKADYRWAREQAVSEA, from the coding sequence ATGCCCGACACTGCAGTCGAATTCACCGTCCCCGCCGTCACGGCCGCCGTCGCGGCGACAATTCCGGACCGCGAGCTGATCGTCCAGGGGGACCACCGCTTCACCTACGCCGAGGTGGTGGACCGGTCGCGGCGGCTCGCCGCCTACCTGCACTCGCGTGGGCTCGGCTTTCACACCGAGCGGTCGGCGCTCGACGGCCACCAGGTGGGCCAGGATCTCGTCGGCCTGTACGCCTATAACGGCAACGAGTTCGTCGAGTCGCTGCTCGGCGCGTTCGCCGCGCGGGTGGCGCCCTTCAACGTGAACTTCCGCTACGTCAAGAGCGAGTTGCAGTATCTGCTCGCCGATTCCGGCGCGACGGCGTTGATCTATCACAGCGCGTTCGCTCCCCGGGTTGCCGAGGTATTGCCGGATCTTCCACAGCTGCGAGTGCTGATCCAGATCGCCGACGACTCCGGCAACGATCTGCTCGACGGCGCCGTGGACTACGAGATCGCGATCAACTCGCAATGCCCGGCGCCTGCCGTCGAGCACTCCCCCGACGACCTCTACGTCCTGTACACCGGCGGCACCACCGGGATGCCCAAAGGCGTGCTGTGGCGCCAACACGACATCTTCATGACGTCATTCGGCGGCCGCAATCTCATGACCGGCGAGCCAACGCATTCACTCGAAGAGATCGTGGCGCGGCTGGATGCAAGCACTCCCACTAAATTGATGATCTTGCCGCCGCTGATTCACGGCGCCGCGCAGTGGAGTGTCATGACGGCGATCACGACCGGCCAGACCGTCGTGTTCCCTTCTGTCGTAGATCATTTGGACGCAGACGACGTGGTGCGAACCATCGAACGCGAGAAGGTCATGACCGTCACCGTTGTGGGCGACGCAATGGCGCGGCCGTTGGTCGCCGCCATCGAGAAGGCGCGCCAAGACGGGGCAGCCGACGTGTCGTCGCTGGCAGTGGTGGCCAACGGAGGTGCGCTTCTGACGCCCTACGTCAAGCAGCGGCTGATCGAAGTGCTGCCCAATGCCCTCGTCGTCGACGGTGTCGGCTCGTCGGAGACCGGCGCGCAGATGCATCACATGTCGACGTCGGGAACGGTGTCCACGGGCGTGTTCAATGCCGGCCCGGACACCTTCGTCGCCGCGGACGACCTGGGCTCGTTGCTGCAGCCGGGTCACGACGGCATGGGCTGGCTAGCCCAAAAAGGTTACGTGCCACTGGGCTACAAGGGTGACGCGGCCAAGACGGCCGCGACCTTCCCGGTGATCGATGGCGTGCGGTACGCGGTTCCGGGCGACCGGGCACGAGTTCTGGCCGACGGCCGGGTCGAACTGCTGGGCCGCGATTCGGTCACGATCAACTCCGGCGGCGAGAAGATCTTCGTCGAAGAGGTCGAGACGGCGATCGCATCCCATCCCGCCGTGACCGACGTGGTGGTCACCGGACGTCCGAGCGAACGGTGGGGTCAGGAAGTCGTCGCCGTCGTCGCACTGGCCGACGGCGCGCACGCCGAGGCTAGCGAGCTTATCGACCACGCCGCCCAGACTTTGGCCCGCTACAAGCTGCCGAAGGCGATCGTTTTCCGGACCACGATCGAGCGCAGCCCGGCAGGCAAGGCCGACTACCGGTGGGCGCGCGAGCAAGCGGTGAGCGAGGCTTAA
- a CDS encoding cytochrome P450 → MPSRTTGSVGRMGLAVRDWTHWATGYGLPRVMLKLLARQGDPLARLLTIDSKPVDDIYPLIEQIRARGRMSRIPGAGWVSVDAQILRELLRDSRIRTAKPNDRSPFRLGEWILAKSDPDVMNPIEPPSMLVTDPPEHARLRKPVTRAFTPRALDRLRTRIHDLAHGLLDELDGREQCDLVAEYASQIPMAVIAELMGMPRDDTPYLLHVAETATNLLGIVGPSWRDFRSGITILREFEGYVGKHVERLRGSDGDSILSDVIRHGDLTDDELTMLVALLFGAGFITTTHILGKAVIALVRHPDQLAALCANPNGWPNAVEEILRYDTPVQVVPRVAAEDVEIGGYSIRAGEAVFIMYGGANRDPAVFDEPGAFDTTRANARDHLTFGTGVHTCLGAALGRMEVQIGLQALFERFPQLSLAGEPTYNNIIGLHGLKHLPVSLG, encoded by the coding sequence ATGCCCAGTCGAACGACGGGGAGTGTGGGACGCATGGGCCTGGCGGTCCGGGACTGGACGCATTGGGCGACAGGCTATGGGCTGCCGCGGGTAATGCTCAAACTGCTGGCAAGGCAGGGTGATCCGCTGGCAAGGTTACTGACGATCGACAGCAAGCCGGTCGACGATATTTATCCGCTGATCGAGCAGATTCGCGCGCGGGGACGGATGTCGCGCATACCGGGAGCCGGCTGGGTGAGTGTCGACGCGCAGATTCTGCGCGAGCTGCTGCGCGACAGCCGGATCAGGACCGCAAAACCCAACGATCGGTCGCCGTTTCGGCTCGGCGAATGGATCCTTGCCAAAAGCGACCCGGACGTGATGAATCCGATCGAACCACCGTCGATGCTGGTCACCGATCCGCCCGAGCATGCCCGGCTACGCAAACCCGTCACGCGGGCATTCACGCCGCGGGCGCTGGATCGACTTCGCACGCGCATTCACGATCTTGCTCACGGGCTGCTCGACGAGCTGGACGGCAGGGAACAGTGCGATCTGGTCGCCGAGTACGCCTCCCAGATCCCGATGGCAGTGATCGCCGAGTTGATGGGGATGCCACGCGACGACACGCCCTATCTTCTACACGTAGCCGAGACCGCCACGAATTTGCTTGGCATCGTCGGCCCATCGTGGCGCGATTTCCGGTCCGGCATCACTATCTTGCGCGAATTCGAAGGGTATGTGGGAAAGCACGTCGAGCGGCTACGGGGCAGCGACGGCGATAGCATCCTGTCCGACGTCATCCGCCACGGCGATCTGACCGACGACGAACTGACCATGCTTGTGGCGTTGCTGTTCGGCGCCGGGTTCATCACCACGACCCACATCTTGGGCAAGGCCGTCATTGCTCTGGTTCGTCATCCGGATCAGCTTGCCGCGCTGTGCGCGAATCCCAACGGATGGCCCAACGCGGTCGAGGAAATCCTGCGTTATGACACGCCGGTTCAAGTCGTACCCCGGGTTGCGGCGGAAGACGTTGAGATCGGGGGTTATTCGATCCGGGCGGGCGAGGCGGTATTCATCATGTACGGCGGCGCCAACCGAGACCCAGCTGTCTTCGACGAACCGGGCGCCTTCGACACCACCCGCGCGAACGCCCGCGACCACCTCACCTTCGGAACCGGTGTGCATACCTGCCTGGGCGCCGCCCTCGGCCGGATGGAGGTTCAGATCGGCCTGCAGGCGCTGTTCGAGCGCTTCCCGCAGTTGAGCCTCGCCGGCGAGCCGACCTACAACAACATCATCGGACTGCACGGGCTCAAGCATTTGCCGGTGTCGCTGGGTTAA
- a CDS encoding AraC family transcriptional regulator: MKVFAGQHVSHWDFPRSTVSVALMAEFGCERGLAVADILCDSGLAEPDLRNPNLTIVGRQELAVATNLVELMGGDTGAADLGIELGSRYHVGSLGIFGFACLTSSTLGDAVRFAARFYELSYGFCLPSVVVDAEIAALRLELPDLSGPVADFLVRRDLAAIATVMAGLLGAPVPVLSIEFAGAAPSSGDSAAREMFGAAPRYNAPINAASFPAEMLDIRLPQASEMTVATCKQQCQELLERRRARTGVARQVRDLLASIDGEPHLIADVARHLAMSERTLRRRLAEENTTFRDLVEEVHRVLAEEMLATGALSVEDVALRLGYAESTSFIAAFKRWTGTTPARYQRSTAPPGRLAV; encoded by the coding sequence ATGAAGGTGTTCGCGGGACAGCACGTGTCCCATTGGGATTTCCCGCGCAGCACGGTCAGCGTCGCGTTGATGGCCGAATTCGGTTGCGAGCGCGGGCTTGCGGTCGCAGACATTCTGTGTGACTCAGGACTGGCTGAGCCCGACTTACGCAACCCCAATCTGACGATCGTGGGCCGCCAGGAACTGGCGGTCGCGACCAATCTGGTCGAGCTAATGGGCGGCGACACCGGCGCGGCCGACCTGGGCATCGAGCTTGGCAGCCGCTACCACGTCGGGTCACTCGGGATCTTCGGCTTCGCGTGCCTGACCAGCTCCACGCTGGGCGACGCGGTGCGGTTCGCCGCCCGTTTTTACGAGCTCAGTTACGGGTTCTGCCTGCCGAGCGTGGTCGTCGACGCGGAAATCGCCGCGTTGCGGCTCGAGCTGCCTGACCTGTCCGGTCCCGTCGCCGACTTCCTGGTGCGCCGGGATCTAGCCGCCATCGCCACTGTCATGGCGGGGTTGTTGGGCGCTCCAGTCCCAGTGTTGTCGATCGAATTCGCCGGTGCCGCACCCTCATCGGGCGACTCAGCGGCCCGGGAAATGTTTGGTGCGGCGCCGCGTTATAACGCGCCGATCAACGCGGCGAGCTTTCCGGCCGAGATGCTAGACATCCGGCTGCCTCAGGCCAGCGAGATGACGGTTGCGACATGCAAGCAGCAGTGCCAGGAGTTGCTGGAACGTCGTCGGGCGCGCACGGGCGTCGCCCGTCAGGTGCGCGACCTGCTGGCCTCGATCGATGGTGAACCCCACCTGATCGCCGACGTTGCCCGACACCTGGCAATGAGCGAGCGAACGCTGCGGCGGCGTCTGGCCGAGGAGAATACGACGTTTCGCGACCTCGTCGAGGAGGTGCACCGGGTGCTGGCCGAAGAGATGTTGGCAACAGGAGCGCTGTCGGTCGAAGACGTGGCGCTGCGACTCGGTTATGCGGAGTCGACCAGTTTCATCGCCGCATTCAAACGATGGACGGGCACTACCCCGGCCCGCTATCAGCGTTCGACGGCACCGCCGGGGCGACTCGCCGTGTAA
- a CDS encoding flavin-containing monooxygenase: MTSTYRPRVLVIGAGFGGLAAAHELSKDGRADVLVLEKAGDIGGVWRENTYPGAACDVPSNLYSYSFAPKTDWGRRYAEQTDILGYIHDTAERLGLRKLVRTGVEVTSARFDDTSGSWRVTTSHGEVFEADVLVPATGQLSRPSLPSIPGLDSFAGPSFHSAQWRHDLDLTGKRVAVLGTGASAIQFVPRIRRLAKHVTVFQRSAPYVVPKPDRGYTRIHHEAFRKMPGFAAAMRGLIWQITEFFSLALTKAPMLARLVGLLASANLKWHIKDPALRAKLTPDYAIGCKRVLFSSDWYPALACDNVEVETDAISAVTPTGVQTADGRLHDVDVIIYGTGFKATEFLTPIEVFGRGGRDLHKQWADGARAHLGMTVPGFPNMFLIYGPNTNLGSSSIILMMEQQARYIRQVMDELIRVGGTHAFEVRQAVEQAYDADVQSRLDKGVWTTCDSWYRTDSGRVTTNWPGLVHEYQRRTERVTFSDFIEIERAAVTREDIHA, from the coding sequence ATGACCTCGACCTATCGCCCCCGCGTCCTCGTCATCGGAGCCGGTTTCGGGGGTCTGGCTGCCGCCCACGAGCTGTCTAAGGACGGCCGCGCCGACGTCTTGGTGCTGGAGAAGGCCGGCGACATCGGCGGCGTCTGGCGGGAGAACACCTATCCCGGCGCGGCCTGCGACGTCCCGTCAAACCTGTACTCGTACTCCTTCGCGCCGAAGACCGATTGGGGACGGCGATATGCCGAGCAAACCGACATTCTGGGCTACATTCACGACACCGCCGAGCGCCTCGGCCTGCGCAAGTTGGTGCGGACGGGCGTCGAGGTCACCTCGGCCCGCTTCGACGACACCAGCGGAAGCTGGCGGGTGACCACGTCGCACGGTGAGGTATTCGAGGCCGACGTCCTGGTGCCCGCGACGGGTCAGCTGTCGCGGCCGTCACTGCCGTCGATCCCCGGTCTCGACAGCTTCGCGGGCCCCTCCTTCCATTCGGCCCAGTGGCGGCATGATCTCGACCTGACCGGCAAGCGTGTCGCGGTACTAGGCACCGGCGCGTCGGCGATTCAGTTCGTCCCGCGCATCCGCCGGCTTGCCAAACACGTCACAGTCTTTCAGCGCTCCGCGCCATACGTCGTCCCGAAGCCGGACCGCGGCTACACGCGGATACACCACGAAGCGTTTCGCAAGATGCCCGGTTTTGCCGCGGCTATGCGCGGGCTGATCTGGCAGATCACCGAGTTCTTCAGCCTGGCGCTGACCAAGGCTCCGATGCTGGCCCGGCTGGTCGGCCTGCTCGCATCGGCGAACCTGAAGTGGCACATCAAGGATCCGGCGTTGCGGGCCAAACTCACGCCCGATTACGCGATCGGCTGCAAGCGCGTCCTGTTCAGCAGTGACTGGTACCCGGCACTGGCCTGCGACAACGTCGAGGTCGAGACCGACGCGATCAGCGCGGTGACGCCCACCGGCGTCCAGACCGCAGACGGCCGGCTCCACGATGTAGACGTCATTATTTACGGCACCGGATTCAAGGCCACCGAGTTCCTCACGCCCATAGAGGTTTTCGGCCGCGGTGGACGAGACCTGCACAAGCAGTGGGCCGACGGAGCCCGGGCTCATCTCGGGATGACCGTTCCCGGGTTCCCGAACATGTTCCTGATCTACGGACCGAACACCAACCTCGGCAGCAGTTCGATCATCCTGATGATGGAACAGCAGGCCCGCTACATCCGCCAGGTGATGGACGAGTTGATCCGCGTCGGCGGGACGCACGCGTTTGAGGTGCGGCAGGCCGTCGAGCAGGCGTACGACGCCGACGTGCAATCGCGCCTCGACAAGGGGGTGTGGACCACCTGTGATTCCTGGTACCGCACCGATTCCGGGCGCGTGACCACCAACTGGCCCGGGCTGGTTCACGAATATCAGCGCCGGACAGAGCGAGTCACCTTCTCTGACTTCATCGAAATCGAGCGCGCAGCCGTCACACGAGAGGACATTCACGCATGA